The Chryseobacterium sp. LJ668 genome segment TATTGAGATCTACGTTCCGCCATTGGATGAGCGAAAAGAAGATATCAAATTATTGGTGGATCATTTTTCTACACTGATTTCTGATGAGCATGGTACTGCTTTAAAAAAATTCGATGATACTGCGATTGATGCTTTAAAGGCACTTTCATGGACGGGAAATATCAGAGAATTGAGAAACGTTGTTGAGAGATTAATTATTCTGGGAGGAGCTACGGTTTCTGAAGAGGATGTTGCAAGTTTTGTAAGAAAATAATTTAATTTTAAATTAAAATAAATACTAAAAATTTGCAGTACTATTACTGCAAATTTTTTTTGAACGGTTATGAGATTTCTAGATAAAAACTATACGAAAGAAGCGTTGACATTGGCGCTTCCGGTTATGCTGACGCAGGTGGGTCAGGTCTCGGTGAACTTATTCGATAATATCATTGTAGGTAAACTATTGGGTGCAGATGCGCTGGCTTCGGTTTCATTAGGAAATGCAGTGTTCTTTTCGATGTTTGTATTGGCATTGGGGTTTTCATTTGCTATTCCGCCATTGGTTTCTGAAGCGCATTCTCAGAATGATCATAAAACTATCAATTCGGTTTTCAGTCATGGTTTTGTCATCAATATGTCTGTCGGAATTCTATTGATGCTGCTGTTGTTTTTAGGATTACCACTGCTTTATCATTCTGGTCAGCCTGCAAAAATTATCCCGGATACCGTAGATTTTTTATGGATTATGGCGGTCAGTATTGTCCCTTTCATGGCATTTCAGACTTTAAGAGAAGTTTCAGAAGGGCTTTCTTATACCATTGGGGTGACCAAAGCTACAATCATTGCCAATATTATCAATATTATTCTCAACTATGTCTTCATTAAAGGCATATGGATTTTTCCTGAAATGGGCGTAAAGGGTTCTGCCTTAGCAAGTTTAATAGCAAGAATCTTTATGGTTATTTTCCTTTATTATGTTTTAGTAAAAGAGAAAAAGACAAGACAGTATATTAAGGATTTTTCATTAAAAATTACGGTTTTTTCAAAGAAGATGTTTGAAAAAATGATCAGGATTGGTTTTCCCACAGCATTGCAGATGTTTTTTGAAGTAACTGCATTTGCGGGTGCCGCTTTTATTTGCGGATTGATCTCGGCACACGATATCGCCTCACACCAGATTGCACTGAGTATGGCATCTTTTACCTTTAATTTATGCATTGGTTTCAGTGTTGCCTCAACCGTGATGATTGGAAGGAAACTAGGCGAAAAGAATTTCGTAGAACTTAAAAAAGTCGGCATCAATAATCTTAAAATTGCCTTTATATTTATGGCGATCTGTGGAATCATATTTATCCTCGGCCGAAATATTCTTCCTACATTTTTTACGAAAGGTGAAGAAATAGAAGTGATCACTTTAGCCTCCAAACTAATGATTATTGCTGCCCTTTTCCAATTATCAGACGGGATTCAGGTGACTGCTCTCGGATGCTTGCGAGGATTGCAGGATGTAAAGATCCCTTCTATTTACACATTTCTGGCGTATTGGGTTTTTACGATTCCGTTAGGATATATACTTTGTGTAACTTTGGAAATGGGTGCTTTCGGAATGTGGATCGCGCTTGGATTAGGATTGACGATTTCAGCACTGATGCTTGTAAAAAGATTTTTGAATTTGTCTGCAAGACGAATTAAACAAAATTCATAATTTTTGGTATATGGACAGCATAGAAATAAAGAAAGTAAATCTAAATGACTTAAGTAAACTACAGGTCATTGCAAAACAGACATTCTTCGATACATTTTCACCCGACAATACAGCGGAGAATACCGAAAAATATATGAATGAAAGCTTTACAACCGAAAAGCTGACTTCAGAAATTGAAAACAAAAATTCAGAATTTTACTTTGCCATTTCAGAAAATGAGGTTATTGGTTACCTGAAAGTAAACAGCGGAGATGCGCAGACAGAACTCAAAAAGGAAAATGCATTAGAAATAGAAAGGATCTACGTTTCAAAAGATTTTCACGGCAAAAAAGTCGGGCAGATTCTCTACGATAAAGCTTTAACTATTGCAAAAGAAAAAAATGCTGACTACGTCTGGTTGGGTGTCTGGGAAAAAAACACGAGAGCTATTCAGTTTTATAGTAAGAATGGCTTTGCAGAATTTGATCAGCATATTTTTATGTTTGGTGATGAGAAGCAGACGGATATTATGATGAGAAAAGAAATATGAATAACTCTTGGTAAAACTTTTTTAACAAAAAATCCTCGCTCTTTCGAGCGAGGATTTCATTTATTTCTTCAGACATTTTTCCAAAAACTGATCTTGTTCCCAAAGTAAATGCAGAATATTTTCCTTTGCCACATAGCCATGAGCTTCTTTTGGCAATAGAACCATTTTTACGGGAGCTCCGAGGTTTTTTAAAGCCTGGAAATATCTTTCAGTCTGTAAGGTAAAAGTTCCCGGGTTATTGTCTGCATCACCGTGAATCAGGAGCAATGGGGTCTTCATTTTATCGGCGTTCATAAAGGGAGACATGGTGTTGTAAATTTCAGGGACATCCCAGTAATTCCTTTGTTCGCTCTGAAAGCCAAATGGAGTCAAAGTTCTGTTGTACGCTCCACTTCTTGCAATTCCGCAGGCATAATCTTTAGAATGCGTTAATAGATTTGCGGTCATAAAAGCACCGTATGAATGTCCGCCAACCGCCACTTTAGCTCGGTCTATATAACCCAATTGATCAACAGCATCAATAGCAGCTTTTCCGTTAGCTACCAATTGGGTAATAAACGTATCATTCGGTTCGGTTTTTCCTTCTCCTATGATCGGGAATGCAGCATCATCAAGTACGGCGTAACCCTTCGTTGTCCAGTAAACGAAAGAGCCATAATAAGGGAAGGTAAAATCATTCGGGTTCTGGGTATTCTGCCCAGCTGTATTTTTATCTTTATATTCTGTAGGATAAGCCCAGATCAATAACGGAAGCTTTTCTTTTTTTGCTTTGCGGTCATAATTTGCTGGCAAATACAGTGTACCCGTCAATGTAACGCCGTCATTTCTTTTGTAGGTAATCACTTCTTTGTACACATCTTTTATGCTTTCAAAAGGATTGGCAAATAGAGTGACCGGTTGAGATGTATTAGATTTAATATTTTTTCTGTAGTAATTGGGATATGCATTGGCAGACTGCTGAATCGTCAGAATCTCCCCTTTTGAGGGATTAATAATATCAATGATTTCTTCTTTTGCATTTTTGAGATTTGAAGTATACAGCCTTTTCTTCTTTAGAGATTTCATATCCATCTCGTCGATAAAAGGATGCTGACCTTCTTTAGTAAATCCGGCCCCGATAAGATATGCTTTGTCACCTTTCATATCTAAAACATATCTTCCAAACTCATTTTTTGTGGTGTTAAAGCTTCCCGGATCACTGTAAACATCCTGATAATTGCGGTCTTCAATAATCTGAGATTTCCCGTCATTTAAATCTACCAGATAAGATTTTGTATTTCTCGTATCGTACCAACCTTCAGAAATAACTGCGTAATGATTATTAGTCCAGCTTGTTCCCTCATATCTCTGTTTTGTTTTAAAGAAAGATTTTGGCTGATTACTAAATGGGGCATCCCAGGTAAAAATCTCATCTCTGACATCAGCGGTCTTAGACTGATCTCCACCATCTAAAGCTTCTGCAAATACTAAGGTTGCGGGTTGATCGCTTCTCCAGGCCATGTCCCTTTTGCCTGTTCTTACCGATGAAAATCCTTTGGGCATAATTTCATTCAGAGGAACTTCATTTACTTTTTTTACGGCGTTTCCTTGAGCATCGTAAATCGTAGTTACACTTGGAAATCTACTCAGCGGAACAATATAAGAAAAAGGCTTCCTAATGGTTGTCAGCATCAGATAATTTCCATCAGGAGAATAACTTACTCCGGCAAATAGATCCTGATCTTTTATCTTCTTCACATTTCCGTTCATATCGACAGTATATAATTCGGAAGCAGTGAGAATTTCGAAATTCTTTTCATCCTGCGGGTTTTTAAGCAAATCCTGATACGTCCTGTTCTGAGAAACTTTTCCGTCTGATGTAGAAACAATTGGCCCGGTCGGTAAATCTTTTGAAGCATCTGTCAGCTTGGCTCTGTTCTCAGGAAGAACTTTTAATAAAAAGCTCTGTGAATCTTTGATCCAGGTGTAAGGATTACCCAAATTGGCATTCAGATTATCTTTGGTTATTTTCTTTGCTGTTGCAGTTTCAAGATCAACAACCCAAAGTTCTACTCCGCGGTCTGTGGTATTGGTAAAAGCTAATTTTTTTTCATCGGGTGAGAAAGAAGGATTGGTGATTTTCGGATTTGTTGGCAAACCTTTTACCTGAAATTCATTTCTATCGTTCATTTTACGAACTTTTAAATTGTTCGCATAAGTCACCGAACTTGATATGTTGGTGACCGGGTTGATTCGTAAGCCTCCCAGTTTCATTTCCTGCTGATTAAGATCATCCAAAGTTTTGTAGGTCGGACGGTAAACAAAAACTAACCAATCTTTTTTTGAATTGGTGATAACACTTGGAGGTCTGTCGTAATCTGCCAGTTTTAAAATTTCTGCAGATGGCTTTTGGTAAGAAATATTTTCCTGTGCATCGTAAAAATTAAGAAATGCCAGCAAACAAATGGTCAATTTGATTTTCATATTTTTTTGATTTGTCACGAATTTAATGAAAAGTAGTTAACCAAAAAAGATTGTCAGAAATTCTTTTGAAAACTTAAAATATTTTTCCTTGGTATTATCTAACAAAAAAGCAGTAAAAAAATTACTGCTTTATATATTTAAAAATAAAAATATTACCATTCTGAGCTTCTTCTTCTCTTCTCAATCATCCAATCGACAGAAAATCTGCCAGCTCCTAAAACCAGAATAAGAACATAAACTGCAAGATAAAGTAAACTCAACTCTCTTTTATCAAAAGAATCTGAACCATGAACTACAAGACTGGCTATAATCATTGTAAATGTGAGGAAGGCCACTGAAATTCTAGTAAACAGTCCCAAAATCAGAAAAATCGAGCAGACAAATTCTGCGAAAACTGTAAGACCTAAAGAAATTTTCGGGCCTAAGCCAAGAAAATCAAAAAACTTAATATCTCCACCTTCGAGCAACATTTGAAGCTTAGGAAAACCATGAGATAACATAGCAAAACCTACAAATAATCTTACTATCAATAATGCAATGTCTATAAAAATAGGATCCTTTTTTAAGTTTGAATAGCTCATTGATTAGAAATTTAGTTTAAAGATAATAAAATGTTTTCTTTACAACGATGAATATTGATTTTTTAGTCTATCTGTATCCAAAGTTTTTCAAATCCCGATCATTTTTCCTCCAGTCTTTTTTTACTTTAACAAACAAATTCAGATGAATTTTTTTTGAGAAAAATTTTTCGAGATCTATTCTTGCTTCTGTGCCCACTTTTTTAATAGCTTCTCCTTTATGACCGATGATAATCCCTTTCTGAGTATCTCTTTCTACATAAATGATAGAATCAATAAAAATAATTCCTTCATTTTCCTTAAACATTTCCGTTACCACTTCTACAGAATAAGGTATTTCTTTATCATAATTCAAAAGAATCTTCTCGCGAATTGCCTCGTTAACGAAAAATCTTTCCGGCTTATCAGTATACATATCCTTATCATAATATGCAGGACTTTCCGGCAACATTGATTTTAGTTTTGGTAAAATAACATCTGTGTTGAAAGCGTTCAGTGCAGAAATAGGAAGAATTTCTGCCTTAGGAATTCTTTCGTGCCATTCGGTTGCTATTTTTTCAAGACCTTCCTGATTGGTCTGATCAATCTTATTGAGTAATAATAAAACCGGCACCGGAATTTTGTTTAATTTCTCAATCAAAAATTCTGATTGTTCGGCTTTGTCGGTAACGTCTACAATGAAAAGAAAAACGTCAGCATCCTGTAAAGAATCTTTT includes the following:
- the era gene encoding GTPase Era, which codes for MHKAGFVNIVGKPNAGKSTLLNELMGEKLAIVTQKAQTTRHRIFGIYNEEDLQIVFSDTPGVLDPKYGLQEKMMDFVKDSLQDADVFLFIVDVTDKAEQSEFLIEKLNKIPVPVLLLLNKIDQTNQEGLEKIATEWHERIPKAEILPISALNAFNTDVILPKLKSMLPESPAYYDKDMYTDKPERFFVNEAIREKILLNYDKEIPYSVEVVTEMFKENEGIIFIDSIIYVERDTQKGIIIGHKGEAIKKVGTEARIDLEKFFSKKIHLNLFVKVKKDWRKNDRDLKNFGYR
- a CDS encoding DoxX family protein, whose translation is MSYSNLKKDPIFIDIALLIVRLFVGFAMLSHGFPKLQMLLEGGDIKFFDFLGLGPKISLGLTVFAEFVCSIFLILGLFTRISVAFLTFTMIIASLVVHGSDSFDKRELSLLYLAVYVLILVLGAGRFSVDWMIEKRRRSSEW
- a CDS encoding MATE family efflux transporter; the protein is MRFLDKNYTKEALTLALPVMLTQVGQVSVNLFDNIIVGKLLGADALASVSLGNAVFFSMFVLALGFSFAIPPLVSEAHSQNDHKTINSVFSHGFVINMSVGILLMLLLFLGLPLLYHSGQPAKIIPDTVDFLWIMAVSIVPFMAFQTLREVSEGLSYTIGVTKATIIANIINIILNYVFIKGIWIFPEMGVKGSALASLIARIFMVIFLYYVLVKEKKTRQYIKDFSLKITVFSKKMFEKMIRIGFPTALQMFFEVTAFAGAAFICGLISAHDIASHQIALSMASFTFNLCIGFSVASTVMIGRKLGEKNFVELKKVGINNLKIAFIFMAICGIIFILGRNILPTFFTKGEEIEVITLASKLMIIAALFQLSDGIQVTALGCLRGLQDVKIPSIYTFLAYWVFTIPLGYILCVTLEMGAFGMWIALGLGLTISALMLVKRFLNLSARRIKQNS
- a CDS encoding alpha/beta hydrolase family protein, with the protein product MKIKLTICLLAFLNFYDAQENISYQKPSAEILKLADYDRPPSVITNSKKDWLVFVYRPTYKTLDDLNQQEMKLGGLRINPVTNISSSVTYANNLKVRKMNDRNEFQVKGLPTNPKITNPSFSPDEKKLAFTNTTDRGVELWVVDLETATAKKITKDNLNANLGNPYTWIKDSQSFLLKVLPENRAKLTDASKDLPTGPIVSTSDGKVSQNRTYQDLLKNPQDEKNFEILTASELYTVDMNGNVKKIKDQDLFAGVSYSPDGNYLMLTTIRKPFSYIVPLSRFPSVTTIYDAQGNAVKKVNEVPLNEIMPKGFSSVRTGKRDMAWRSDQPATLVFAEALDGGDQSKTADVRDEIFTWDAPFSNQPKSFFKTKQRYEGTSWTNNHYAVISEGWYDTRNTKSYLVDLNDGKSQIIEDRNYQDVYSDPGSFNTTKNEFGRYVLDMKGDKAYLIGAGFTKEGQHPFIDEMDMKSLKKKRLYTSNLKNAKEEIIDIINPSKGEILTIQQSANAYPNYYRKNIKSNTSQPVTLFANPFESIKDVYKEVITYKRNDGVTLTGTLYLPANYDRKAKKEKLPLLIWAYPTEYKDKNTAGQNTQNPNDFTFPYYGSFVYWTTKGYAVLDDAAFPIIGEGKTEPNDTFITQLVANGKAAIDAVDQLGYIDRAKVAVGGHSYGAFMTANLLTHSKDYACGIARSGAYNRTLTPFGFQSEQRNYWDVPEIYNTMSPFMNADKMKTPLLLIHGDADNNPGTFTLQTERYFQALKNLGAPVKMVLLPKEAHGYVAKENILHLLWEQDQFLEKCLKK
- a CDS encoding GNAT family N-acetyltransferase, producing the protein MDSIEIKKVNLNDLSKLQVIAKQTFFDTFSPDNTAENTEKYMNESFTTEKLTSEIENKNSEFYFAISENEVIGYLKVNSGDAQTELKKENALEIERIYVSKDFHGKKVGQILYDKALTIAKEKNADYVWLGVWEKNTRAIQFYSKNGFAEFDQHIFMFGDEKQTDIMMRKEI